One Curtobacterium sp. MCLR17_032 genomic window carries:
- a CDS encoding DNA polymerase III subunit gamma and tau, which translates to MVTALYRRYRPENFAELIGQSQVTDPLRTALRTNRVNHAYLFSGPRGCGKTTSARILARCLNCAEGPTDTPCGVCPSCVELARGGSGSLDVIEIDAASHNGVDDARDLRDRAVFAPARDRYKIFILDEAHMVTPQGFNALLKLVEEPPEHVKFIFATTEPEKVIGTIRSRTHHYPFRLVPPATMLEYIEQLCTQESVSVAPGVLPLVVRAGGGSVRDTLSLLDQLMAGSEDGAIAYERAVALLGYTDAALLDDVVDALAVADPASAFSAIDRVVQTGQDPRRFVEDLLERLRDLIVVAATNESAGAVLRGISPEELDTMSRQAGVFGATALSRGADIANRALTEMTGATSPRLHLELMVARMLVPEADDTQRGALARVERLERRVGVGDAGGHQAPPETMPAATTSAPTTSAPRGSAPGGSAPTAPAAAPVAAPSASVPTAASAAPPAPAGAAPTSTASPVASTAPEAPASHTDEGPGEAARDAAASWAAAVPATDTTTRKPEPATAEPGSAGDSEPEGQASPSSTGVGTVIGSEPAVRSVTPVGLQQMRDTWPQIVEHVQRAKRSAWAVVATAQVTALKDDVLTLTFPSQQDVASFKEMSGPDTSVSEHLRSAITDLLGFRVKFVARGPGAAGARPAQAPAQQPPAQQAPPQPTPVQQAPAKPEQSARTTAPQQASAPKQAESPEQPEQRAPQGQRQPQADPASASQPSAPERQTSERLTPERSAPQGASAPERPASERPAAERSAPERSAPAQPAAQDSGPVTEWAVATIPASDPTTGAVPEDVVPAWGAPFGVVPSDATVAPAERAAPTETAAPAETTAPAEAAAPAQSPEPTRSRTAASPSGSAAPPVPADAIPVDDYPLDDEPFDDGAPFPDPGHGRSAPSGRVPSQPAAAKPAAAQQPTAPQQPNAQAQPSRQAQQAPSGARRAPVPGRYGEAVVREILGAQFIEETSLTEGTI; encoded by the coding sequence GTGGTCACCGCCCTGTATCGCCGTTACCGGCCCGAGAACTTCGCCGAGCTGATCGGGCAGTCGCAGGTGACGGACCCGCTCCGCACCGCACTCCGGACCAACCGCGTCAACCACGCGTACCTGTTCAGCGGCCCGCGCGGCTGCGGCAAGACGACCTCGGCACGCATCCTCGCGCGCTGCCTGAACTGCGCCGAGGGCCCGACCGACACCCCGTGCGGCGTCTGCCCCAGCTGTGTCGAACTCGCGCGTGGCGGCAGTGGCTCCCTCGACGTGATCGAGATCGACGCCGCCAGCCACAACGGTGTCGACGACGCCCGTGACCTCCGCGACCGTGCCGTCTTCGCCCCGGCGCGCGACCGCTACAAGATCTTCATCCTCGACGAAGCGCACATGGTCACGCCGCAGGGCTTCAACGCGCTGCTCAAGCTGGTCGAGGAACCGCCCGAGCACGTCAAGTTCATCTTCGCCACCACCGAGCCCGAGAAGGTCATCGGCACGATCCGGTCCCGGACCCACCACTACCCGTTCCGCCTGGTCCCGCCGGCCACGATGCTCGAGTACATCGAGCAGCTCTGCACGCAGGAGTCCGTCTCGGTCGCCCCCGGTGTGCTGCCGCTCGTGGTCCGTGCCGGCGGCGGCTCGGTGCGCGACACCCTGTCGCTGCTCGACCAGCTGATGGCCGGCAGCGAAGACGGTGCGATCGCCTACGAGCGGGCCGTCGCCCTGCTCGGCTACACCGACGCCGCCCTGCTCGACGACGTGGTCGACGCGCTCGCCGTGGCTGACCCAGCGTCCGCGTTCTCGGCGATCGACCGCGTGGTCCAGACCGGTCAGGACCCGCGCCGCTTCGTCGAGGACCTGCTCGAACGCCTCCGCGACCTGATCGTCGTCGCGGCCACCAACGAGAGCGCCGGTGCGGTCCTCCGCGGCATCTCGCCCGAAGAGCTCGACACGATGTCCCGCCAGGCCGGGGTCTTCGGTGCCACCGCGCTGTCCCGGGGTGCCGACATCGCCAACCGTGCCCTGACCGAGATGACCGGTGCGACCTCGCCCCGACTGCACCTCGAACTCATGGTCGCCCGGATGCTCGTGCCCGAGGCCGACGACACCCAGCGCGGTGCACTCGCCCGTGTCGAGCGGCTCGAGCGTCGCGTCGGTGTCGGCGATGCCGGCGGACACCAGGCTCCGCCGGAGACGATGCCGGCCGCGACGACGTCCGCTCCGACGACGTCCGCTCCGAGGGGATCTGCTCCGGGGGGATCTGCTCCGACGGCGCCTGCTGCGGCACCCGTGGCTGCTCCCTCGGCCTCGGTGCCGACTGCTGCGTCCGCCGCCCCACCGGCTCCGGCGGGTGCCGCTCCGACCAGCACCGCGTCTCCCGTTGCCTCCACTGCTCCCGAGGCCCCGGCCTCGCACACGGACGAGGGCCCGGGCGAAGCGGCACGCGACGCCGCAGCGTCCTGGGCCGCCGCGGTCCCGGCGACCGACACCACCACCCGGAAGCCGGAACCTGCCACGGCAGAGCCCGGCTCTGCCGGAGACTCCGAGCCCGAGGGACAGGCCTCGCCGTCCTCCACCGGAGTCGGCACGGTCATCGGGTCCGAGCCCGCGGTCCGCTCCGTGACCCCGGTCGGTCTGCAGCAGATGCGGGACACCTGGCCGCAGATCGTCGAGCACGTCCAGCGCGCCAAGCGTTCGGCGTGGGCGGTCGTCGCGACGGCACAGGTCACCGCGCTCAAGGACGACGTCCTGACCCTGACGTTCCCGAGCCAGCAGGACGTGGCCTCGTTCAAGGAGATGAGCGGGCCGGACACCAGCGTCAGCGAGCACCTCCGCAGCGCGATCACGGACCTGCTCGGTTTCCGGGTGAAGTTCGTGGCACGCGGACCGGGCGCTGCCGGTGCCCGGCCGGCGCAGGCACCCGCACAGCAGCCGCCGGCGCAGCAGGCGCCCCCGCAGCCAACGCCGGTGCAGCAGGCCCCGGCGAAGCCCGAGCAGTCCGCCCGGACCACGGCGCCGCAGCAGGCTTCGGCGCCGAAGCAGGCAGAGTCTCCGGAGCAGCCCGAACAGCGCGCGCCGCAGGGTCAGCGCCAGCCGCAGGCCGATCCGGCGTCGGCGTCGCAGCCGTCTGCGCCGGAACGCCAGACGTCGGAACGCCTCACGCCGGAGCGTTCCGCCCCGCAGGGAGCATCCGCTCCCGAGCGCCCCGCATCCGAGCGTCCCGCCGCGGAGCGATCAGCTCCCGAGCGATCAGCCCCCGCGCAGCCCGCAGCCCAGGACTCCGGACCGGTCACCGAGTGGGCCGTCGCGACGATCCCCGCGTCGGACCCGACGACCGGTGCCGTGCCCGAGGACGTCGTCCCCGCGTGGGGCGCGCCCTTCGGCGTCGTCCCGTCGGACGCCACCGTCGCCCCGGCCGAGCGCGCCGCGCCTACCGAGACGGCCGCGCCTGCCGAGACGACCGCGCCTGCCGAGGCAGCTGCGCCCGCACAGTCGCCGGAGCCGACCCGATCGAGGACCGCAGCGTCCCCGTCCGGGTCCGCCGCGCCTCCCGTGCCGGCCGACGCGATCCCGGTGGACGACTACCCGCTGGACGACGAGCCGTTCGACGACGGCGCGCCCTTCCCGGACCCCGGTCACGGCCGTTCCGCACCGTCCGGCCGCGTCCCGTCGCAGCCCGCTGCAGCCAAGCCGGCTGCCGCACAGCAGCCGACCGCTCCGCAGCAGCCGAACGCCCAGGCGCAGCCGTCCCGTCAGGCCCAGCAGGCGCCGTCAGGCGCCCGTCGTGCCCCCGTCCCCGGACGCTACGGCGAGGCGGTCGTGCGTGAGATCCTCGGTGCGCAGTTCATCGAGGAGACGTCGCTGACCGAGGGGACGATCTGA